Proteins from a genomic interval of Narcine bancroftii isolate sNarBan1 chromosome 12, sNarBan1.hap1, whole genome shotgun sequence:
- the LOC138747736 gene encoding large ribosomal subunit protein uL15-like, which yields MPTRFRKLRGHVSHGHGRIGKHRKHPGSRGNAGGMHHRRINFDKYHPGYFGKVGMRHYHLKKNQLFCPIINVDKLWTLVSEQTRLNYAKKSDGPAPVIDVVHAGYHKVLGKGRLPKQPVIVKAKFFSRKAEEKIKEVGGACVLMA from the coding sequence ATGCCAACCAGGTTTAGAAAGCTGAGAGGACACGTCAGCCATGGCCATGGCCGCATTGGGAAACACAGGAAACATCCTGGCAGTCgaggcaacgctggtggaatGCATCATCGTAGGATCAACTTTGATAAATATCACCCTGGTTATTTTGGAAAAGTTGGGATGAGACATTACCATTTAAAGAAGAACCAGTTATTCTGTCCTATCATAAATGTGGATAAGTTGTGGACACTGGTCAGCGAACAAACCAGATTAAACTATGCTAAGAAGTCTGATGGACCAGCACCTGTAATTGATGTTGTACACGCAGGTTACCATAAAGTTCTAGGTAAAGGAAGACTTCCAAAACAGCCGGTCATTGTCAAGGCCAAGTTTTTCAGCAGGAAAGCAGAAGAGAAAATCAAGGAAGTTGGAGGAGCCTGTGTGTTAATGGCATAA